The Arachis ipaensis cultivar K30076 chromosome B03, Araip1.1, whole genome shotgun sequence region AAACATATGCATCTTCCACCAATAAACAGAATAAAGAATAGTCAAAGAAAGCACAATAATGCAATGCAAAATGAATTCTCAAAGACCTGTCAGATCATGTTCATGGTATTTATCAGATACAATTGTTAGTGGAGTACTTACTGGGGCAACCGTAGCAACCGGGTAATTTTGCTTTGTTGAGTATCCCCATCTTGAGGGCATGCTTCACTTAGACTCCCTAACCGAACTTCGTATTTATCTTCTAAAAGTATACTGCTTGCTTGGACATCTCTACAAGAATTAGGTGAGTTTTCATTACAAGCGTTTACAATTTGCAACATATTCAACAAACTAACAATAAAGACAAGAATTTACAGAAAAAACGGAAAATTTCAACCATACATCATATGAAGTTTCACAATAGACAAGCACAAGGATCATCTATTCTTAGCAAGATGGGAGTCTGGACATACCTATGAACAATTGGTGGATTACATTCATGATGTAGATAAGCCAGGGCCTCTGCTGCTCCAGTAGCAATTTTTAACCTTGTTATCCAGTCCAGTGACTTCAATTTATCATCTTCAGACACCGTCTTTTTGTAGTGCAAGCAATTCGACAAGTCCCCATTTGGCATAGCTTTATAAATGAGAAACTTTTCATTCTCAGTCTCTAAGCAGTGACCCAACAAGGGAACAAATCTCGGATGAGAAACCTTATTGAAAAAATCCAATTCCGACAAGTAAGCATCCTTCTGAGTTGATCGGATGTCAATCCTTTTGATTNNNNNNNNNNNAACACCATTAAAGAGGTCCCCACTGTGACCATGTTTAATAAGACTTGCATCACTGAAATCACTTGTAGCCTGAAGTAGTTCATGATATGAAAATGAATCTCCTACACTCGAGAACTTTATTGATGAACCAGCACCGGGATGTGGAGGACTGCCTCCAGCTGGGGCAGGACCCACGCCGTTCCCCCTTTGACTTGAATTACCCCTCTTACGAATGCATAGCAGAAGCAGAATGAGTAACAGCAGCAGCACAAATAAACCAACCCCACCTGAGATTGCtccaattaaaattttagttttattgctCATTCCGGAAGCCTTTCCTGCAGAATCTCCCGTTGAATTCGGACGTCCAAAATTATCAAAAGCGAGGCCCCTTGCAGCATAAAATGATGCACATTCTGCTAATGTCCTCTGCCCTGTCACATTTCGGAGGCAATTCCTACCTATAGATGCATTAACCATGAAGTCCAGAACATTGCCTTCAAAATAATTGCCTGACAGATCAACAGAACTAAACCTTCTAAGCATAGTAGTAAGGCCTCCATAAAACATGTTATGGGAAATATTGAGCTGCCCAACAGTAGCATTAGCAATGGAACTAGAATTTGGAAGCCGGCTAGTGAAGTTATTGCTGGAGACATCGAGGAAGCTCAGTTGTGGCAGAGACCAAAGCTCTACAGGTAAAGCACCAGTGAAATTGTTCTGTCTCAGCACTAAGAATTGCAACTTAGATAGTGTCCCAATGCCAGGGGGAATTGACCCGGATAGATGATTAGCCGAGATGTCAAGGGAAGAAAGATTCCCAAGAGATGAAAACCATGTTGGCAAGGATCCATTAATAAAATTCTTGGAGAGATCAAGAACTGAAAGTACTGAGAGTTGACCAAGACTATTAGGAAGCACACCAGTTAGATTGTTATCAGACAGATAGAGGCTAGTCAGGTTGGTTAAATTCCCAACACCAGGCGGAATAACACCGGTTATGAAGCAAGACCGAAGATCAAGCACACGAAGTGAATGGAGCTTCTGGCCAAACCAATCAGGGATAGGACCGGGAAGCCGGAAATTGGAGGCATTGAAGGACTGCAAGAGGGTCAAATTGGCCAAGGCTTCTACAGAAAACTGTGGATTTCGCCGACCAATTCTGGTTCTCCTAAAGCCAGAGATGTTGATCCCAACAACTCTACCATTCTGGCACCTTACACCAATCCAGTTTGAGCAAGGATCAGCCTTTCTTGGCCATTCCTTGGACCTCAATCCGAGCGAGGACCGAAGTTGAAGCAGTGCTGCTCTTTCAGCTGGTGAACTCAGTTGCTGAACCTGCTGCTCCAATGTGAGCTCAAAATGAAACAGCTTCAACCACAACAACAAGAACAAGGGAATAAACGATACTATGTTTCGCTGATCCACCATGtcttattatcattatcattcaCCGCTGACCAAAAGATCCAGACATGTATGCATTCTGTAACCATAAATGGAGGATCCAGATACCCAATAGGCCAATTCAGAAGGGAGAAAAAAGAAgactttttaaagaaaaaaaaatatattattctctctttctctctccctctctctccctctctctctctctgaaaaaATCTTAACTTCCACTTTCCAATAGGAAAATAACAGAAAGATATGAAAACTCTTACCTCAGTCGCAAAATAAGGCTGTTGAATCTTCAAACTTTGGTGTGAGTGTGACACTCTCCCTATTTCTCTATCTACCTGTTCTATATTTTTctataactctctctctctcgcaaCGCTTCAGATTCTTCGGTTGACGAAACCCACCAACAAAAGAacgatttttaaattgaaaaatattaaaagaaaaaaaaaaagaaagggggcggaaagaaaaataagaaaaagaaaatgacaaGTTGAATAGAATATGACACAGCCAAAGTAGCAGTTAGGCTCTGCCACAagagagatgaagaagaaaataacaaaGACAGAGTCTTTTTCAATTTCTAAAAATGGGGTTTTGTTGAATCAGAGTTAATGGTGGTGGGTTCTTCTTGTATGTTGGGCATTGCAAGATTGAGTTTGAAGTTGCAGAAGGAGCGCAAAGGAGAGTCAGTGTAACACTGATGCGACAGCGTTTTGATTCTGTTTGACTCCGGCTAACCctttcaactctctctctctctctgatgcAGTGGCAGGTTGGAAATTGCCATGGTTGGGTTGGATTTATGTTGGATGTGTTTAACATGTTCCATTCGAAAAACTCAACATCGCTGTTCCAATAAATCAACACATTATATTTTTGGTGTCATTCATCAAGggttaaataaatatataataatatttataaatgatgctttcaaatatttaaagtaaataaaaatgaaaaattaataatatacaaattaatttagaatattaataataattaagcaGCATTATTACCATAAAATGACTTAAACGAAACAATATTACAAAATCAAGAATTTATTTgtctaaaaaaaatcaattacttAGTGGTAATTCACTTTATTTTTTGTCTAAAAGGTTTTTCTTTGcacaacaaataaataaataaataaatatcaaatGGTCCAAATTACTAAGGGAACATTATAGATGCGTCCATGTTGTTTGTGCAGGTTATGCTTCTGTTTGATAAAAGTCCACAACCACAGCTCATTACTCATTAGTAAACTCTCCTGCATGTGTTACTATTTATTATTCATTATATTATTAAGATTCAATCCTAATGATTATAAATATGATTATCTTAATTAACCACTTTCTACTTGTTACTGTTTGTTATTCTCTATAGCTTTTTAACTTGATTAGCATAGTCATATTTAGACCAATTTAAATTAGTTaaataattagttttttttttgtctatttaaGTAAGTAGAGTTTAAATTCTATTTTGTATATAGAATAATATATTGAacaacaataaattttaaaataaatttttaattcgcaACATATTAGTCCTTGATTTGACGCTTTGTCGCATTGGGGTATTTCTACTTAATAATTACTGATACATTTTTTTTGTGTAATCTGCATACATTATTATAAATGTTAAGTTTTCCACTAAAATTAGTTATATGTATGGATTTGATCTttgtaaaaagaagaaaagtgtgATTTGGTTCAATTCTTTATAAAAGTAAGTGAAATCGATctctgttattattttttattactatACTTGTGTATTTCTAAATTGATTTGCATATATTTAATTAGATAATCATTCAAAGTACATAAAAATCAACACCATTCTCTTATAATAATATGAAGTTTTGATTAAACAGAATAACCATCTCTGTCTAAGTTGCCTTGCCCTTGGATTGCTAATAATCAATAGTACACATTTGAAATCATCCAAAATTCAaaagattaaatttttttttaaagagatGTTATTTTACTAATATATTTTTCATATCTATCTTGAATTTTTAAACTAACACTAACTAATTCTTCACTtctttttactaaaaatatttatctcctatcattttcttttattaataattaaactgTGTATGACTACATAAATAATTAAATGGTTGTGTGTGAAAATAGTACAATAGCATcatattgaaaatattttttaaaatctatTATCAGAGTTTTTAACAAAATCTTCATCGTTATATTAGATAATTAGATTAGTATAACTCATTAACACGTCTTAGTTAGAGTTAAATCATAATTATAATTTATGATTAAaatcataatttaaatattttaaatggaATAATTTCATTTAGAAAATTTATAATTCAaacataatttttatatatttaatagcTCATTTGAGTTAATACACTTAAtaccatatttaaaaaaaatgaacaatACACATCATATtacttatttattaattaaattattacaatttaaattaattttaataaaataatttaaaattataatttcaatcttattacGTACATGACACGGGATATTACACTTGTTAGAGTTAAAAAATACATCATATTATTATGATAGatcatttctaaaaaaaaaaaaatttcgaaataacGCTTTAATATTTTTCTCTTAAATTAACGTGATAGACTTTCTTTATAATATGCACACACTATCTTATTCGAGTTTATGTTGTGTGTTGCACGagtttattgatatttttaattaaattatttagttAACAAAAATTATAATTGATAACAATTATATGTATCAAAtctaattatataattatatgagtatatatatgaaaaataattAAGAGAATATAACCAAATAAAGTAAATTTCTGTAAAGAAATACATGTACAAAACagaaaatttatcataaaaagcATTAATTGCTAAGTCAAGTGAATTTTACATTTTTACTGATTAGCATTATTTTCCTTAGCAAATGAATTATATAATATCTTATGTTCTATGTGCACTAATTTAATTTGGGAGGGAGATTTGTGCAATTTAATGATTTGTATTCAACTGATGAACCTAATTATTTCACATTATTGTTGAGTGTTTGGTAGCTAGACCGAATTTTTAATGCACATTATGGATGGTTTGGTGTGCACTCTCGATCTTGAATACGTTTTATGAGTTTATGAAATGTTTGGTGCTTGGAATTTTTTATGAAGCATATTTTATGGTGAGATAATAAATTGTTATGAAATATTCAGCTTGGGAACTAACTACTTGCATTGCAAAATAATCTACTTCTTTGTCTAGTTATCTTTTTATAAGGTCGATTTTTTCcttgactatatatatatacattaaaaaATGGAaggattttataaaaaataaataaataaaagttttgAATATCATCATATAGTNNNNNNNNNNNNNNNNNNNNNNNNNNNNNNNNNNNNNNNNNNNNNNNNNNNNNNNNNNNNNNNNNNNNNNNNNNNNNNATAGAATCATCTcttttttttatacatttttaACAAGTATACTATATACTCAATGATCTATAAGATTTTGGAAAAATCATCCCCACAAAAACTAGCTCATGGTGTTGGTCTTCCCATATGTAggatttttgttcatattttagttccAGCAGGCATATAACATAGCATCCCCTTTTAAGAGTTGGCGTTTCGATGGCTTCACTTCACTTTTTGTCCGTTAGAACCTTTCACCCTTAATTTGCAGATAACCCTTTTCAATGAAAGCACCAATTTAATAAGCTACAAAACATTGAGAGAATTATCCTCACAAAAATTAGCTCATATAATGGGAGAATTCAATATCTTATAAGACTCGTTTTAAGTACTGACTTCTCAACTTAAGACCTCTTTTAGGTATTAATTCTATGAAATTTGTAACATACTCATtagtaaaaattataattaatattacacGTTGAACTTTTTGTTAAGCTAGACAGGGATATTAGTTTTGATTGACAATTCTGCTAGATAGACAACGAAAAAATTCTATTTAACCAAAAATTCTATCACAAATTATTctttaaaaaattctatttttaccTTTTACACTTTAACCATCCATCTTTTAACATTTTTAACGCTGCATATCCCCTCTCCAAATCCTCATTGCGCTATCGGTCCCTCCCTCACTAGCCAGCTTCAGTGCTGCCGAGCTTCTTCTCCATTAAACCGTCGgtttaaaatgaaaataatcatctacatatctagtaaaatgaacatccagcAAAATTTATTGTATCTACTTAAATCCAATCCAAATTAAATAAACATCTACTTTAGAATGAAAATAACTATCCACATacctaataaaatgaacatccagcAAATTTCATTATATCTACTTAAATTCAATCTAAATTAAATAAACACCTACTTTAGAATGAAAATAACCATCTGCATACTTAATAAATTTTCATGGGTCCGAGTTCGAGTTCTTTGAAGCACACGTTTAAGTGGAGAGAAGTGGTGGATGAAGGAGGATCCAGAAGACGTGTTGTACAGTCAGTGTTTCTTCCGGTTGGAGAGGGACTTGACCTAACACATGTTTCCGGTGTTGGTAGAAGTCGTGGTGGTGCAAATAGGAAGAGATGGATTAAGCATGTTGATCAGAGATCTGGGGATGTTCACATTATTAGACGATGAATCAATGATGTTGGATTCGTGCACGTCAAATTTTCAATGCCGTTAGTTTTTCAAATAGGAAATATAGCATGAACATGGAAGGTATGGGTTTCGGCTACTGCTGGGTCTGCACAGGCTGCGAGGGGATAGCGGCGTCGGCGTGATGCGGCGGCATCGGACGGGTTGTGGGTTTCTACTGCGTCTAAACAGGGTGAGGGGAAACGGCGGCATTCTGCTACGTCTGAACGGTTGTCTCCAACGACGACGACTTGTGGGCGTGGACTGGAGAGAGACTGGATGGACTATGTCGCAGACATCAGAAATAAGGTTATGGTGAAATTGAAAGTAACCGTACGTAGTATGAATGTGTTTAATTACtaatcataatttttttaattttaaaatctgatattaattaattaattaaaaatctgaattttaattttaatttttttaatttattattcatattgtttATAATCGTTGTTTTCTGTACTTtctctttgatttatttatttactactCTGAAACATACATTTATAATTTATAAGAGGTTGAGAAATTTTATTTGGCCAtcattcaaaatcaaattgaTTGCCCTTTTTTTATACGAAATATTATGAAAATATCTAATTGATTTTATAAAGAGGAAAAACTCGAAGATGACTTTTCAAAGCAAGTGGATCAGAATTCTAAAACTGCAAGTTTGATATTTGTTCCtcaatttatctttttatttaattaaaaagacaGCCGGAAAAACAAAAGATTATAGCAAATAGAAATTCTTTCCCATCTAATTAATTAAGGTCAAACAAACATATTATGTAGCTTTCAAAATGAAGGCCTTTCCCAAGATTTTAATTTTGTAGGCCTTTCCCAACATATTATGTAACCAATCTACGTCTTAGAAATGTAAAActtatttctatttttaacaTTTCATAATTAAGGTTCTTGAAAAAAACACTATTATTATtactgtttttatatttttttatatgaaattatGAAAACGTGTATATATAccgaattaattaaaatattaaaataaaaagtgaaagcaAAAATCTATTTCTCTGGGTCAAATAATAGAAGATCAGATCATAAAAAATTCAGTCatctataaaaattaataaattagtgtAATTCAGCCTAGCCCGGGTTGATTGAGTATAAACAATAAACTTTGAAAACACATGCAAAAAGTCCAATATAATTAAGAGTTTAATCGCTAACAAGGGTCTTAAAATAGCTATTGCGTATACAATACAtagaaaaatttaataaaaatataatatgttTATATGTTCAAATGCATTAACATTGAATATCTCTAAACATTGTTTAACTAACTTCTATAATTAATATTGTtatgcgttttttttttttttttttggtatatgAAGAtggaaagaaacaaagcaaataCTATTTTATATTTGAGTGAATAATTTGTTGGAGATCAGCACAAAgttcaaatcaaataatatgatTAGAGTTATTTTTAGCATCATATCTAGCCATCTAATCATCAGCTCTATTTACTTCTCGAGACACCCACTCAACGTGAACAAGCCAAGAACAAGATAAAAACTCATAAATCTTGTGAATCAAATCTGTTACTTTAGATGAGTACATACCcacttgtaagctcatgcatgatgggcagaatgtcaaggcaatctgtttcacatataatatccATCAAACCGCAATCCCAAACTAAAACCAGCcccctccaagcagcaaataattcacatctgatGATAGACCAAAGAAAAATGCTTTCAAAGCAGCCCGAGATCCAATCTCCCTTAGAATCTCTAATtgttttgatattattttttaattttgttattaattaataaacTGATTGTATAACATATAccgtaaaaaatattttaatatttataatcaGGGACGGATCTATTTTTATAGATGTAGGACAAATATTCTCActataatttgaaattttattgagtagtatataataataatatttatttgtccctattaaattattaaatttgatcccacaataattttttattcaactttcgaCACTTGATAGTCAATTTGAGAACTTTATATTAGATATCCATTATAATGATCAATgttcaaatttaaataagattaatGTTCTTTCTTATAAATCGACTCGAAAGAATATTATCCATccatttgtgtttttcttttgaaattagctttaatttttttcataataataactacactaattgaataaacttttttaactatgaatatcatcaagagctaatttataaattttgaaatataaaatacatattaaaaataagttaaatgatatatgtatttatacacaaatttataatagataatttgataactaattttttatataaacgtaatatttttattataaaaattaatattatgttatatatattttgtcccactatcaaatttttttgaattcGTCACTgtttaaaatgttatttattaGTCACGGATAgaaattctatttaaaaatttgtcattaactaataaattgttatatacataagacaaaatttaaattattaatacttATTCTTTTACGAATAATTTTTTACGAGGGGGCCGGGGATGCAGAAATGTAGAATTACAAGAAATCTTTGTTTTTCTGTCCAGATTTATTATTTTCAGtaataattataaaaagaaaaagttacaTTTAATGTACATACTTATTATTCAAAATTCGTTGCTGAATGTTGGCTGACTTGGCTCCTaagtcattttttatttttcgaataaATAATGTAACGaactttcaattttcaaatatttATCCAATATCCATCTTCCTGCCAAAATAGACCAGGCATGCATGAAATAACATTTGTATTATCAACTATGTTaggtatatattaaaattaatcattataatcagctattagtataaaatatatattaaaatataaatatacattaaaaataaattaaactatatatgtatttatacacaatatattaataactgattttaatatGTAAAAAACATTTTTGTTGTACTATATATGTTTGTTTAAAGATAATATTAATTAGTGTAGGTATATCTTTAGAAGCCTCATACCGAAGCAATGTTCGAAATTCATATTCAACATTTAATTTTGTGTTGACTAATGAAAATTTATAGTTAGAAGCCTCTACCAGAAACAACGGCAGAGAACTGGTCCGAGTGGAAATGATTTGGGAACTTAAGTATGTGATTTTGTGTTTAATTAATTAGGGAAAATATTGTAATAGCAGTAAAAGtgactttttaaaaaatcaacTGAATGATAATGTATTTTATATTATCAATTTGttaaaatcaaaatacaaaattaattatgTATTGTCGTATTAACAAACTAACTAATTTCTAAACTTAttatttaaaaagttatttaatacATGAATATGATTGAAtgattatataaaaaatttcattacgatctatcaaaattaaactacttaaaaataaaagaaatatgccAAATGGggtcaaaattaaactcttaccattaacaatttctaaaaaaaaaaaacacttaaaCAAATGGGGAAAATCTATACCTAAATGTCGTGTATGCATTAATtgcattaaatttaaaatttaaagcaaCCATCATCTCAACAGCATGCAATTCAAGAATGAACATGAATAAGTAAGACTCTTCAGAATAAAATTCAGATGAAATGCTTTACATTTCCAACTTGTGATTGAATGCGAGGTTCTGAGGTCAAGTACTCTAAAGTTCAAACGTGTATCCTGATTAACACGAACAAGTTGTTCACCAGCCTGCATTCATTAACAAAATTAGTTAACCAATGGATGAAAAGAAATGAAGTAAAAGATAAGCTCCTGCAAACAAATCACCGAAAGAAGGAGTCAATCAGGTtgacaaagacccagacacctcCAATCAATGTAAGTGAAGTGTCTTCTCAATTTCAGCTTCACTTCGAGCAGCATTCTCGAGATTAATTGGTAGAGTTGGAAGGGCCCTGCTAACACAATACAACTTATTAACAGATTGTTATTTATTTACTGTAGGCAGTTAGTTAGCCTTATTTAGAGAAGAATCTTTTCCATTAGATTAGGGGTTTGTTAGTTTGTTAGCCTAGTCTGTTAGTTTGTTAGACTGATgtgtgtatgtatatatattccACCCAAAGCTAATAGAGATGCAGCAGAAAATCATTTTTCAGTATCAATTTTGGTTTCAACATGGTATCAGAAGAATTTCTCATACTTCTATGCGTTCTTCTCtgatcttcttccctctttctcgaACCTTCTTTTCCCCTTTCACTTTCCCTCTCTTCTCGAaccttcttctatttcttctcttctctccaacCTTCAATTTTCTTTCTGCAATGGCGGCGATCGATGAAGCCGATCCTTTTCTGCTCCATTCCTCCGATCAACCGAACCTTGCCTTGGTCTCGCAAGTGCTCACCGGTGACAATTATCCTTCATGGAAGAGATCGATGGAAATGGCGCTCAATGGCAAAAACAAACTTGGATTCGTTAACGGCACGATTCCACCGCCTGAGGAAGGTGCGTCTCACTCTTCCAAGCTCCGCTGGCGTCGTCTGAACGACATCGTCAGCACCTGGATTCTCAACTCTGTCTCCAAGGAGATCGCATCGAGCTTGATCTTTGCTGGTTCTGCTCATGAGATTTGGATAGATCTAGGTCACCGATTTCAGCAAAAGAACGGTCCTCGAATCTATGAACTGCGAAAAGAGTTAATCAATCTGAAACAGgattctctctct contains the following coding sequences:
- the LOC107628884 gene encoding probable LRR receptor-like serine/threonine-protein kinase At2g16250 (The sequence of the model RefSeq protein was modified relative to this genomic sequence to represent the inferred CDS: added 338 bases not found in genome assembly), which codes for MVDQRNIVSFIPLFLLLWLKLFHFELTLEQQVQQLSSPAERAALLQLRSSLGLRSKEWPRKADPCSNWIGVRCQNGRVVGINISGFRRTRIGRRNPQFSVEALANLTLLQSFNASNFRLPGPIPDWFGQKLHSLRVLDLRSCFITGVIPPGVGNLTNLTSLYLSDNNLTGVLPNSLGQLSVLSVLDLSKNFINGSLPTWFSSLGNLSSLDISANHLSGSIPPGIGTLSKLQFLVLRQNNFTGALPVELWSLPQLSFLDVSSNNFTSRLPNSSSIANATVGQLNISHNMFYGGLTTMLRRFSSVDLSGNYFEGNVLDFMVNASIGRNCLRNVTGQRTLAECASFYAARGLAFDNFGRPNSTGDSAGKASGMSNKTKILIGAISGGVGLFVLLLLLILLLLCIRKRGNSSQRGNGVGPAPAGGSPPHPGAGSSIKFSSVGDSFSYHELLQATSDFSDASLIKHGHSGDLFNGVLESGIPVVIKRIDIRSTQKDAYLSELDFFNKVSHPRFVPLLGHCLETENEKFLIYKAMPNGDLSNCLHYKKTVSEDDKLKSLDWITRLKIATGAAEALAYLHHECNPPIVHR